The DNA region tgaattttttaatttactcATGAAGAAAATGATGTGTCTGCATGAAGTGGTTATTATTAGACAGCCACATCGGCTTCCATTGGATGATATTTCAATAGCATTAAGATAAGTcatcaaattaataaatttttttatctagAGTCCTAAATCGATAGAATTTATGGTCTTTTAACACCATTAAAAGGTCAGCCTTAAATTGATCATATAGATCTTTCTAGTCCTAAATTGATAGTACTATAATTCATCCATAGGGTCCTGAACTGATAGTTAACCAATTTTCGGTCTTATAAGATTCCTATACCTCAATAGACATGTAAAGTTCAGGCGACTTTAGCTGAAGTTACATAAGATACAGCCACATTTTTGCAGCCATTGATTACTTATCCTAGATATGCAACACAAAGGCAGACAAAACTACTTAAAAGTAAATTCATAGAGCAAACAAAATTATGATTGAGAGAAATGAGATTACATCTGGCCAGGTGTCTATTATGAACTCCACTAAGTCATAGGATATATCTCCTTGAACATCAATTTGCTCCTTCTCAGTAGGGCCCTAGTGGGAATTACAGAATGAAACGGATCAAATTTCGTTCACAGTTGCTCAGTGTCCAAAGGATTTCAATTCCGAAAACCCAACCAACCTTAACTACAGAAGCTCCAGTGGCAAATTTTTTGCCAAGCTTCTTTGATGCATCATTTAGTTTAACACCTGTAACGTGGCATTGCAAAATGGTATAAAAATATCAGAAAGATGAATTAGATATGATAGTAAAAGAACATGAAACACCTCCTTACCAAAAAGCTCTAGGCCTTTAACTGTAGTTATGCATTTTCGTTTGTTACGGGTCATCTTTTCAATAATAACTTCTTGTTTATCCTGTGAAAAATAAATGAGCTGTGTCAGTGGCTGATTTATGCACTAAATCCTATCCTACCAACATAAGAGTACAAGCAACTTTATGAAATACATTAATCAGTCAAAATATGTATAAGGATCTGAGGAAGGAAAacaaattttggaattttaaCTAGTATTTTCATTGTAACTACCAGTCACTAGATACAAAatgtaaatttataagtatCCACCAACTGGCATGCAATAATTTTCCATGGACAGGTGTGATGTTATCAGTTTCACATGATCAGACAGATACGAACCTGTTATAATTATGCTACTTCAAATCCACCAAAAGTTTTTAATTCTAGCTTTCAGAAAAAAAACTTGAATTGTATGGATCTATAAACTCTAGTCAATACCAACCCAGCAAAATAGATCCTGTGAATAATATACTAGAAAATTAAAAGTTGActgattttaatttgtaatccttgtaattaaaaaaaactacacaCAAGCATTCCCTCCATACCTCGCAATAACTCCCATGTAGCCCAAAAAAAGAATGAACGACAAAATAGTGCTAATGTGATTGGAAGTTCACATTCTGAATATTAACCCTCAAAAGCTGAACTCAAAGCTGAACGACAAAATAGTGCTAATGCGAGACAAAACTTATTGAAGTAGCTACGAATTATGCACCAACCAATCCTCCTTAAGGAATGACGTTCAATCAAATATATAGACTTTCCCAGCTTCCCATCATAGATGCAATCACATGAATGTATATAGCACAAGCAAAAAGGTATTATGAGGTACGTGTGGAAGGAGCTAAATCCTGCAAACAAATGACATTTCCCATGGTCTGAGAAGAATGATCACTGAAAGGCTTACCTTCTTTTTAATCTTCCCACCAGGCAGACGTTTGACTTCTTCCTTGGGTTTTAAAGAACCTGCTGCAACCGAGGTAAGAAATTCAGCATACATGGTACAATGCAGCACATACTTTAATTATGGATGAAGGGATGAAGCTAACCATCCAGAACACAACAGTATGATTCCCCAATGTAAACATAACCGTTATAATTAGAACAGAAGAAGAGATATACAAGAAGTTCAAAAAATGCTGTGGTCTGCTTCATGAACATATTGTTCAGACATTCTATGAACTGAACAACATAAAAAATGAACACAAATTAATACTTTTAACCCCTGAATTCATAAAAATGCACATTTACTAACCCCCATGAACCAAGAAAATCAATTTAATCACAGAAAAACATATGCCAGAGGGTATCCCAAAAGAGATAGCAAACAACAAACAACACACACATAGAAAAAACTTAACTTGCAGGAATATGAATACACCCACAAGCACAGATAAGCACAACAGTATGTATTACCATCGGAAATAGAAGTAGACTGAAGCTGATCAGATAATCCGTCCTTCTCACCAGCATCTGAAAATTGGAAGAGAAAATTAACAGAAGAAAAAGGCATCAAAAAGCAGCGAACTTGAAGCAGCAAATCCCTAAAACTAAAATTAGCGAATAAGAAAAAGGATTAGGGCGAAAAACCTTTAATGAGATCCGGATAAAGTTGGGGGGCGTTCTGGATCAACCAGGGCTTGCATTTCTGAAAATCGGGTCCGAATTCGCAGAACTCAGCGGGCAAGCTGCATACGCCGCAGTAGAGAACCTGAACTGGTAGGGGTTTCTCCGCCATTACTGATCAACACACACTGCTGTGAGTTAGGGCGGTAATCAATTTTTGAGATTGTAGTAATTTTTTAGACATTTATTCTTAAAACTTTTGATTTTAGGTTAATGTAGTACagtactaattttttaaaatattagtatttttaaaatatttttaattgtattaatcaaaattgaaataaatatggAAAACCAAGGACCCCTACGACATAATAACAAAGTGATGTTAATTCTAAACAACattattgtattttgtttattgttaaAAGATGTCTGTATATCCAAAACTGTTTGGTTTTGTTTTCGTattgcattttattttactaatttaatttcaattttagcTAATTGTTGGATAATTGAGAAAAAATTTTAACATTGTGATTTTATATTTCGATTTCAAAAGTTAAGTTATTAGTTTAATCATAAGTTCATAAAAAATTATGACTTAAATTGTGATtatccatttttaaaaattcccgATTAGGTAAAGTTGTGTAACTGCGTGGGATAATTATATgtttcatacaaaatattttacctttgtttcaatttagtacaaaaagtattaagtttatatatttcatttaaaaagttacattagtgttttaagttaatatattctgttaaatattttaaacaccgttagttagtttatattttatccaacttatcatcataataaaagaataattagagatttatCACAATTAATCACTCTAAAAAATAACCGTCAATATTAATTCTTCCCGCAATTGATCATggttaaaaaaattatgtctctcaatatactctatttttttattgtattctttatAGAACACACTATAAAATAAGTCCATATTTCATCTTTACAAAATGGTTAATTttgtcaatatttaatttttacaaaaaagattcaatatctttttagtcgtattctccattgttacatgagaaaaatttgacaataaaatgcaattcactaatttgatggtgaagagtggtaattttttttgtatgtgtttttcatttttgtgagtaataaaaataattgtgtttgaaataattaatggaaagttttaatttaaatttttttgtacgAATTTGAAAGATTGATGAAACTTTGTGTATGTAGGATGTAATTGGAAGTAACGGTGTTTGTAGGAACTTGACGGAATGTATTAACTTAAAACACTAAtgtaactttttgtatgaaatactatataaacttaatactttttgtattaaattgaaacaaagACAAAACATTTCGTATGAAACATATAATTACCCCTAACTGCGTCGGAACGAATCATATTTCTCATTCGAACACTTAAAAAAAAAGGGGTAATTTTCGGGACTTTAAGGAGATTCGCCGCAATTTGAGGTATTgcttttgaaattaatttcaatCTTCCCTGATAATTACTGTCATTTATCTAGATTATGCAAGTAGTCATTGTTTTGAAATTAGACTTTTGTGAAAATACCCATGTTACTTTTCATCTTTTGAAGGTATAAATAAGTGGAGTAGTAGTAGTTGATAATGAGcaagaatatcagttttctgcTTGAAGCTCACATTCCAAAAGAATTGGGAATGAGCATTATTAGGCCAAGCGTGAAATtctaattaatttaagtatgtTATTTATATCATTGAAACATATTGTGATACAaatcaaacaattcaaatttaatcaaattattgCTCTTAATGAATTGCAAGTTAAGTTGCAGTAAAATTTGTGATATCCTCTGATTTAAACAGTACTTATTGATAAAAAgaatcaacaaacaaaatgggTGAAATATCTAAGATTCAGTTTTTACAGAACCACaaatatatactctctccgtctcactACAAGTGAGGCGTTTCAATTCGGACATTGTTTTGCaaaaatgatactaataaatactccctccgtcccagataattgGGGtcagtttgaccgggcacgggttttaagaaatgtttgtttgactttgatttaattgaagtATGTAGTGAAAATGGACCCCACCTTGTTACTTTTTCATTGCCAATTTCATGTAAATCCTGAATTGGTTATAATTTgagtataattaaaaatttatattcaatgtttaatttttaattaatgtggattAAATGGCAGAATTGCAAAATGCTTAGCAAACTTACATAAACAAGCTGCTAAAAAAAATTGTCAACCTGTGCAGTTAACAAATTCGAATCAGTGAAGTCAATTTCTTTTGTCATTCAACTCCACAACATACAACATTGAGCTTTGAATCAAAGTACACACAGCATGTTTTGGGAGGGAAATGCCAAGATCCAAAATTTTATGGAGGGAACTTAGCAGCAACCCATACCAACTACCACTACCTATAAAAGGACTACCTACACAACAAAAGGAGAGTTGTAGAAGTATTGccctcagaaaattttcatcataGGGCTATGGATTCTGCTGCTGGAGAAACTGCCGGAGAGACAGCCGGAGACATAGCCGGAGATAAAGCCTCGCGAATGATAGGAGTGAACACCAAGAATTTGATAGCACAAAGCATGCTACAAGGAAGCCGTTTAGGTAAAATACCATATGGAGGTTTTGTCAAAACAGCCAAGGACTTTGGAGTGAGTAGGAAGACAGTCCATCGAATCTGGGCAGAGGCCAGCAAGCAAATCCAACGTGGTGAACCTGTGAGCATAAAAGATCGTGTTAAAGGCTTCAAGCGCAATGATCAAATTAAGCTAGATCAAACAGGGTAAGAGCTCTGTCTGTTCTTGAAAGATCCACCATCCGCAAAATGGCTTTCAAGCTAGATTTAAGTAAGAGCACAGTAGGCCGAATGGTGAAATGTGGAGATCTGAGGCCACACACAAATGCTGTTAAGCCGGTGCTTACTGCCGTAAACAAGGTATCAAGAATGAAATGGGCCTTAACTCATGTGCAGCCTGTTGTTAACAATGGTATGCTCAAATACCACTCAATGCACAACGTAGTGCATATAGATgaaaaatgatttttcatgacAAAGACTACAGATAGGTACTACCTGCTGCCAGATGAGGAAGAACCATATAGGTCATGCAAGTCAAAGAGGTTCATCGCAAAAGTGATGTttatgtgtgcagtgtgtagaCCATACGTTGGAGACAGTGGAGATGTCATATTCGATGGAAAAATAGCCATCTTGCCATTCACAACACAAGAGCCAGCAATGAGAAAATCAAAGAACAGGCCAAGAGGCACCTTGGAGACCAAGCCCATTCAATCAGTGAACAAGGATGTAATGAGAGAATGCCTTATTCATAAGGTACACTATTTTTGCATCAATTTTTTAAGTCAAACTGTATCTAATCATACTCCAGACCTCACACACTTAGATAATGATGCAGATCATACCAGCAATCAAGGCTAAATGGCCAGATAACATAAGCAAGGACATATTCATCCAACAAGACAATGCCAGACCTCACATCATGCATAATGATGCAGAATTTCAGTCAGTTGCAAACACAGATGGGTTCAGATTCCATATCATTTGCCAGCCATCTAACTCTCCTGATTGTAATGTCTTGGATTTAGGATTTTTCAGGGCCATCCAGTCTATACAGGATGACAAATTGGCTAGGGGAGTGGATGAGTTAGTGGCTAATGTGCAAGCAGTCTTTGATGAACTTAGTGCAGGAACATTGAACAAGGTTTTTCTGACTCTTCAAGGATGTTTAACTGAGATTTTGAAGGGGGAAGGGGGGAATGGCTACAAAACTCCACACATTAACAAAGAAAGGTTGACAAGGCTGGGGATACTGCCAAAGACATTGGAGGTTGAAGAACACATAGTGAAAGCTGCAGTGGAATACCTCCAGCAGCCTGAAAATAATGAGATCACCTCATATGACATCTCAAGTATCAGTAGAGTTGTAGGGTTCTAAGATCAGTAAGGTAAGGAACATTTTTTGGCAGTTGAATGTGGAAGCCTCAAGATTAGGTGTGGCTTATGCTATCAACTGTTTTTTGTACACTTTTGTAAAGCCTCCAAACCTACATATGTAGGGGTGGCTTCTAAAATCCTAATCCCTCAGAACATTGTCATCATAGGGCTGGGGATACTACCAAAACAGCCTCCTAACCATGTAAAGGGGTGGCTGTTGTAAAGTCAGTGTGTGGTTTTTATTTCCCTCAGATATTGCTGTTTATATCAACTCACAAGTAAGCCTCCTAACCAAACAATAGGGGTGGCTTAATATTCAACACATATCTATAATAACAACACACTGCAAATCATCATAGGGTATGATCAACACAATAAACAGCAACATTCAATCAACTAGTTTAACCACAGCAGCCAACAAACCAGCAACATTCAATCAACAAATGAAACCACAGCAGCCAACACAACATCAAACCTCCAACACATACCAACAACCACAGCCTCCAACACATACCAACAACCACAGCCTCCAACAAACCCATACCAACAAACCACAGCCTACAACAAACCAATACCAACAAACTACCAGCCTCAAACCCACACCAAAAAACCACCAGCCTCCAACCCATACCAACAAACCACCAGCCTCTAacccacacaaaaaaaaacaaccaGCCTCCAACCCTATAAAAAAACCACAGCCTCTAACCCAACCCAACAAATGTGAGGGACAATACATTTAGATTAAATCTAAATAACCAGGCAGCAAAATGGCAAGCATCTGCCTCTCAAAGTCCGAATACACGACGGGAGGGGCTTGAGCTGGATCGGAGGGGGTGGCTGGTGGACCATCGGAGGGGGTGGCTGGTGGACCATCGGAGGGGGTGGCTGGTGGACCATCGGAGGCAGGTGGTGGTACACGGTTGTAGAGTGGGGCTTTTGGTGGCGGCCCGTAGTAGGGGCAACCACAGTCCAAGTAATCGATGGCGGATTGAGAAGGCCAAACATCAACGGGAATGAAGGATTCCAGTTGGGTTTCGGGAACAACAGTTTCAGCTAGGGTTCCGGCGACGACAGACTCATCGATGGCGGAGGGGGAACCCCACATATACTCTGGCGTCTCTGGGACGACGAGAACGTCCAGATCGGCCGATAAAATGCCAGGAGAGTCAGAATGATCACCCATCGCCGTAGATTTAGGGTTTTCAGAAAGCGTAGGTCCAGTATTTGGACCTGATGGGGTTCGATTTTGTGTGGAGGCGGATGAAAATGGTGGAGGCGTTTTGTAGATCTAGGGTTTTCAGAGGGAGATTATGGAGGAAGAAGGGGAATAGGTTGTGTGGAGAAGGAGATTAAATGGTGCAATGAAGTGGAGTAAATGGTGCAATTGGGGTAGGTGAACCAGCAATTAAGAGGAAGAAGGGGAATCGGTGGAGTATTGAATTTGAAGTTGAAGGAGATGAAATGAAGTTGAATTTGGGTAATTTGGGTAGCCGAGGGTTGATTAGGAGTGGAGTAATTTGTTgccaaaaatggaaagtttgaagtgggacggactaaaatggaataCTGGGAcgaattatctgggacggagggagtagttaaaaTGAAGAGGTAGTAAAttaagtaagagaataatgtatatacgattctcttctatattattgtCACACCCAACCCCCTATGACGTATGCACatagaataaataaattcaaaatttaaaaataaataacccACGTGTCGACTACATAAACACACATATTACTAAGttaaaaaacacacatttaTCAGGTACATAATTCAAAACATTCTGAACAGTAGTGAGACCCTCTCACCGCTcgatatactatacatttatctacatgcaaaaatgatgaggaaaagaaGGTTGTCAAAACGCgccagccgccgaacctgacaACACGTGCAATTCCTACGACCCATGTCAATCAAAAACTTCACtgatatcttattcctgaaaaatattattggtttatatgagccacaactcagtgtatATAAACCTTACCTTTAATTCCATATCCCAAATATCACACATATTCTTTAACCAATATATAGCAATAACcaacaaatatttaaaaacaaattcATATACATATGCACATGCCACTttgttcagtttattattctgtgacaaatCAAGTATGGTATCTGCCCAGGATTCCATTgtatatgacccgaaggtcccattgCCTCTgtgtacacacacacacacacacacacacataatgTAGTGATATATAgggtttgtacaatatatatggtttgcatttgattacatccatatatatatataggggagcgttattggTAATGCAC from Salvia splendens isolate huo1 chromosome 9, SspV2, whole genome shotgun sequence includes:
- the LOC121746395 gene encoding translation machinery-associated protein 22-like isoform X1; the protein is MAEKPLPVQVLYCGVCSLPAEFCEFGPDFQKCKPWLIQNAPQLYPDLIKDAGEKDGLSDQLQSTSISDAGSLKPKEEVKRLPGGKIKKKDKQEVIIEKMTRNKRKCITTVKGLELFGVKLNDASKKLGKKFATGASVVKGPTEKEQIDVQGDISYDLVEFIIDTWPDVPETAIFFIEDGKKVAAA
- the LOC121746395 gene encoding translation machinery-associated protein 22-like isoform X2; the encoded protein is MAEKPLPVQVLYCGVCSLPAEFCEFGPDFQKCKPWLIQNAPQLYPDLIKDAGEKDGLSDQLQSTSISDGSLKPKEEVKRLPGGKIKKKDKQEVIIEKMTRNKRKCITTVKGLELFGVKLNDASKKLGKKFATGASVVKGPTEKEQIDVQGDISYDLVEFIIDTWPDVPETAIFFIEDGKKVAAA
- the LOC121747147 gene encoding uncharacterized protein LOC121747147; amino-acid sequence: MCAVCRPYVGDSGDVIFDGKIAILPFTTQEPAMRKSKNRPRGTLETKPIQSVNKDVMRECLIHKIIPAIKAKWPDNISKDIFIQQDNARPHIMHNDAEFQSVANTDGFRFHIICQPSNSPDCNVLDLGFFRAIQSIQDDKLARGVDELVANVQAVFDELSAGTLNKVFLTLQGCLTEILKGEGGNGYKTPHINKERLTRLGILPKTLEVEEHIVKAAVEYLQQPENNEITSYDISSISRVVGF